A genomic window from Ignavibacteria bacterium includes:
- a CDS encoding ABC transporter permease, which produces MLNRIYALVKKEFRQIKRDGRTLSLIFIFPVFLLMLFGYALSLDVKNVKIAVKNNDNSEETRDFIAMLESSSYFNVVGYIRSEHEINSWLDEKKAQCVVVFPANFTEDMRSGRNVQIQFLVDGVDGNTATVIMNYVTSATRFYNNRLTQEYLQRTGIKTFTPIDPQPLFWYNPDLNTTKFLIPGLFCMILITTGVILTTLSIVREKELGSMEQLRVSPMSSIELILGKTIPYTVVALFVAFLTLFISNLAFGLEIKGNYLILFFTTIIFLIATLSLGIFISSIADSQQVAFQIASVATMLPTFILSGFIFPIESMPWPVQVLTNVTPAKFYIIILRAIILKGVGIEAFWKQILSLLAFAVFFTGIAALKMRKANG; this is translated from the coding sequence ATGTTAAACAGAATATACGCACTGGTAAAAAAGGAATTCAGGCAGATAAAGCGTGACGGAAGAACGCTCTCGCTGATCTTTATATTCCCCGTATTTCTGCTTATGCTGTTTGGCTATGCCTTATCTCTTGATGTTAAAAATGTAAAAATTGCAGTTAAGAACAATGATAATTCAGAAGAAACCCGCGATTTTATTGCAATGCTTGAAAGCTCGAGTTACTTCAATGTAGTTGGATATATCCGTTCAGAACATGAAATAAACAGCTGGCTTGATGAAAAAAAGGCTCAGTGTGTTGTTGTATTCCCTGCTAATTTCACAGAAGATATGCGTTCAGGCAGGAATGTGCAGATACAGTTTTTAGTGGATGGGGTTGACGGCAATACTGCAACTGTTATAATGAATTACGTAACATCAGCAACACGGTTTTACAATAACAGGCTTACCCAGGAGTATCTTCAGCGTACCGGGATAAAAACTTTTACGCCAATTGACCCGCAGCCATTATTCTGGTATAACCCAGATCTTAACACGACTAAATTCCTTATACCCGGGCTGTTTTGTATGATACTCATTACAACCGGTGTGATCTTAACGACTCTTTCTATTGTTCGTGAAAAAGAGCTTGGTTCAATGGAGCAACTAAGGGTATCACCCATGAGCTCCATAGAACTGATACTAGGAAAAACCATACCCTATACAGTTGTAGCATTATTTGTTGCTTTCCTTACATTATTCATAAGCAATTTAGCCTTCGGACTCGAAATAAAAGGAAACTACCTGATTTTATTTTTCACAACAATTATTTTTCTGATCGCAACACTTAGCCTTGGAATTTTTATATCTTCAATAGCAGATTCCCAACAGGTAGCATTCCAGATAGCATCGGTAGCAACAATGCTGCCAACATTTATTTTATCGGGATTTATTTTCCCTATAGAAAGCATGCCATGGCCTGTCCAGGTATTAACAAATGTTACACCGGCGAAGTTTTATATTATTATTCTGCGTGCTATTATTTTAAAGGGTGTTGGCATTGAAGCTTTCTGGAAGCAGATATTGAGTCTGCTTGCCTTCGCGGTATTTTTCACGGGAATTGCAGCACTGAAGATGAGGAAAGCGAACGGGTGA
- a CDS encoding ABC transporter ATP-binding protein produces MNSIKVNNLIKKYGKFTSVDNISFEVKEGEVFGFLGANGAGKSTTIKMLCAILEPTSGDALVAGYSINKEPDLVKRNIGYMSQKFSLYSDLTVEENINFFSSIYGLEGNKLAERKQWVLKTAELEDRKDSITGTLSTGFKQRLALGCAVIHEPKIVFLDEPTGGVDPVSRKNFWDLINDLSNKGITVFVTTHYLDEAEFCNRIMMIDAGKIIAGGSPGELKAKYLTNTIFEAECSQPDRAINILDTLPWIKSTAFFGEYIHITLKKDELNNSEAREKEIKDILTLSGIEVKRIERISPSLEDVFVNLLEKEG; encoded by the coding sequence TTGAATTCAATAAAAGTAAATAATTTAATAAAGAAGTACGGAAAGTTCACATCAGTTGATAATATTTCATTTGAAGTGAAGGAGGGAGAGGTTTTTGGTTTTTTAGGCGCTAACGGCGCGGGGAAATCGACAACTATCAAAATGCTGTGCGCCATACTTGAACCGACAAGCGGCGATGCATTGGTAGCGGGATACAGCATTAATAAGGAACCTGACCTTGTAAAACGAAATATTGGTTATATGTCCCAGAAGTTTTCATTATACAGTGATCTTACAGTTGAAGAGAACATTAATTTCTTTTCAAGCATTTACGGTCTTGAAGGCAACAAGCTTGCCGAAAGGAAACAATGGGTGTTAAAAACCGCGGAACTTGAAGACAGGAAAGATTCAATTACCGGGACACTTTCCACCGGGTTTAAACAAAGGCTTGCGCTGGGCTGCGCAGTTATTCATGAGCCTAAGATAGTTTTTTTAGATGAGCCGACAGGCGGCGTTGACCCGGTTTCAAGGAAAAATTTCTGGGACCTGATAAATGATCTTTCAAACAAAGGTATAACTGTATTTGTAACTACCCATTACCTGGATGAAGCGGAATTCTGCAACCGGATAATGATGATAGACGCTGGTAAAATAATCGCAGGTGGCTCACCGGGTGAGCTTAAGGCAAAATATCTTACAAACACGATATTTGAAGCCGAGTGCTCTCAGCCGGACAGGGCAATAAATATTCTGGATACCTTACCCTGGATAAAAAGCACAGCCTTTTTCGGGGAGTATATACACATTACACTCAAGAAAGATGAATTGAATAATTCTGAAGCCAGGGAAAAGGAAATAAAGGATATTCTAACCCTATCAGGCATTGAAGTAAAAAGAATTGAAAGAATATCACCTTCTCTGGAAGATGTATTTGTTAATCTGCTGGAGAAGGAAGGTTAA
- a CDS encoding ABC transporter ATP-binding protein translates to MEQAIEIKGLSKAFENIKAVDDISFTIGRKEVFGLVGPDGAGKTTLIRMLCGLIKPDSGTAELLGYDLLKQTGKIKDEIGYLSQKFSLYADLTIDENIEFFAELHGVKNYKARRNELLEFTRLEQFRSRLAGRLSGGMKQKLALACTLIHKPKIIFLDEPTTGVDPVSRRDFWKILSELHNEGVTIVISTPYMDEAERFNKIAMVNNGRLLMNDSPAAIKGSMGKIIAEIVTDNLRETYNILLSRHSDEAQLFGDRIDIALNNEEEFSKIEFILSENNIKLINSRIKPVSLENVFIHVLNNPYPAYPIEAGAEN, encoded by the coding sequence ATCGAACAGGCGATTGAAATAAAGGGATTAAGCAAAGCTTTCGAAAATATCAAAGCAGTTGATGATATATCGTTTACTATTGGCAGAAAAGAAGTTTTCGGATTAGTGGGTCCAGATGGCGCCGGCAAAACAACCCTTATAAGAATGCTTTGCGGCTTGATAAAGCCTGATAGCGGAACGGCAGAATTACTTGGCTACGACCTGTTAAAACAAACCGGAAAAATTAAAGATGAAATCGGCTACCTTTCGCAGAAGTTCAGTCTTTATGCTGATCTTACAATTGATGAGAATATAGAATTCTTTGCAGAGCTTCACGGGGTTAAGAATTATAAAGCAAGACGCAATGAGCTGCTTGAATTCACCCGGCTTGAACAGTTCAGGTCAAGGCTGGCCGGAAGGCTCTCAGGCGGTATGAAACAAAAGCTTGCGCTTGCCTGCACACTTATACACAAACCCAAAATTATTTTTTTAGATGAGCCGACAACAGGCGTTGACCCGGTTTCAAGGCGTGACTTCTGGAAAATACTTAGTGAGCTTCATAATGAAGGGGTTACAATAGTAATTTCAACTCCATACATGGATGAAGCTGAACGTTTTAACAAAATTGCTATGGTGAATAACGGAAGGCTTTTAATGAATGACTCCCCTGCCGCTATAAAAGGCTCGATGGGAAAAATAATTGCGGAAATAGTAACGGATAATTTAAGAGAAACATATAATATCCTTTTAAGCAGGCACAGTGATGAAGCGCAGCTATTTGGTGACAGGATAGATATTGCTTTGAACAATGAAGAAGAATTCAGCAAAATAGAATTTATATTATCAGAAAATAATATTAAACTGATCAACAGCAGAATTAAACCGGTTTCACTTGAAAATGTTTTTATTCATGTTTTAAATAACCCCTACCCGGCATACCCAATTGAAGCGGGAGCAGAAAATTGA